The Myxococcales bacterium genome includes the window CGGTGGCCGCGGCGGTCGAAACCCATTCCGGGCACAATGACGAGGTTCAGATCGCTTGCGCCCAGACGGGGCGAGTCCCGGTGCGGCTGCAAGAGCTGCCATGGGCCAGGCTCGGTTGGCTCCCCGACGTGGAAGTGGATGTCGCGACGGTCGAGCAAGGGGAATGCCCATCGGATGGTTTTGTCGGGTAGGCTCATGTGGCGCAGGGGCGCGAGATCCACCTCGGACTGAATGGCACAGTAGGTGGCGATGGTCAGTTCGTGGCCTGCCATGGCGGCCACGAGGTCGCGCAGCCCGGCACAAATCCCCGCGGATCGCACCGCACGATCGCTGGGCGCAAGGGCATCACGTGCCGCTCGTAATTGCTGGCGGAGCATCCGCTTGGTCGCTGTGGGCGTGGCGTGGCGTTCCACGGACTCGACGATACCAAGGCATCGTCACGCCGACGGGCAGCGGCACGGGCATTCGCCAGGTTTCGAGCAGTTGCAAATAAGGGCGTTCGCGGTGGCGATCTTTTTGGTGTCAAACCGCCGGCAAAGACTTGCCAGGCTAGCCAAGTTCGGGCATAAGTCTCCACCTACCGGGCCTATAGCTCAGCGGTAGAGCATCGGCCTTTTAAGCCGGTGGCCGATGGTTCGAATCCATCTGGGCTCACAACTTAATAGTCGGCCCCATCGTCCAGCGGTTAGGACACCGGCCTTTCACGTCGGTAACACGAGTTCGAATCTCGTTGGGGTCACCATCGCATGCGGATTTTTTTAGTTCGCCATGGCGAGACAACATGGAACGCCGAGGGGCGTTACCAGGGACGAACGGACACCCATTTGGCGCCCGCTGGCATCGAGCAGGTGGCCGCACTTGGCGCCCGCTTGGCAGACGTCGACTTCGCCTATGCGGTGGCGTCTCCCTTGAGGCGGGCCCAGGATACGGCGCAGGCGATCTTGCGCGCAAATCGAGGGGCGGTCGTGCCAACTCTGCACACGGACGCCGACTTGATCGAAATTTCGCACGGCGCATGGGAAGGCAAGCTGGCGACCGATGTGAGCCGCGACGACGCCGCCATGTTCGCGGCGTGGCGCGGTCGCCCGCCGGCGACGATGGCGGCAGGGCCCGGAGGCGAATCGCTGGCGCATGTTGGGGTGCGCGCGGCGGCGGCGGTGCAGCGCGCGTGCGCGGCCGCAAGCGGCGAAAACATTCTCATCGTCGCGCATGACGCGGTGAATCGCGTCATCTTGTGCGATGCGCTCGGGCTGTCCTACGAGCACGTGTGGTCATTCGATCAGGCGCCAGCGACGTTGAATACGTTGCGCGGCGCGCGCGCGGGCGAGCTGATCGTGGTGCGACTTAACGACGCCTCGCACGTGTGCCCCATCGACGGCGATCGCGTGCATGGCGCGCTGTAGCCCGCTGCGCGTGGGTCGTGCTAGGTTGCCGATCGACCCTATGGTCTAGCAGGCTTAGGACGCTGGTTTTCTCAAACCGGAAACGTGTGGTTCAAATCCCACTAGGGTCGCTAGGCAGCGCAGGCTCGGCACGTCGCGCCCGTCCCGCCTTAACGACGCTCCAAATCATGGCGGGCGTCGCGAGCGTGAGGCCGACGGCGATGGCGATCAGCCAGTCGACGTGCAGCAAGGGCTCCACTTGCGCCGAGGCGGGCGCGACCGCGATTTCGCCGACCACCGCGCTAGTTCCAAGGATTACCGCCGAAAGCATCGCGGCGGCGGCGGCGGCGAGGTTTTGTGCCGATGAAAGTGCCGACATAAATTGCCCGCGTTCATGTGGCGCCGGCACCTGCGACGTCGCGGTGGTCATCGGCACCATGCGCGGCCCGCCGCTGCACATAAAGAGGATAAAGGTAAGCAACACCGGCAGCGCGGGCGCAGGTCCCGTCATGCCCAGCAACAAGGCGGCGAGCAGCATGACATTGCCGACGATGGCGACCGGAAGGGCCCCCAGGCGGTCGACCAACTTCCCGCTGGCCGCGATAAAAACGACGTTGAGCAAGCCACCGATGAGGTAGAGCGATTCCAGATTCGCGCGCTCGTAGCCGCGGTTGCCTTGGAAATAGGCTGATAGGTTGGGGATGATCAAAAATATGGTGAACGACTGCACCGCGGCCAGGGCAAACGACATGGCCACGCCCGGGCGGCGCAGCAGCGCGTTGGTCGCGATGCTCGCCCGGCTCGTCGCCAGATGCGCCGTGAGCGAGGGCAGCATCGTGCGTGCGATGATGGCCGAGCCAACCACCAAAGCGGCGACGCCGAGAAACGGCGCGTGCCAGC containing:
- a CDS encoding 5-formyltetrahydrofolate cyclo-ligase; translated protein: MERHATPTATKRMLRQQLRAARDALAPSDRAVRSAGICAGLRDLVAAMAGHELTIATYCAIQSEVDLAPLRHMSLPDKTIRWAFPLLDRRDIHFHVGEPTEPGPWQLLQPHRDSPRLGASDLNLVIVPGMGFDRRGHRLGYGAGYYDRALARLSSSTRFIGVCFREQLIPMIPDSDGDIPMHAIVSDDVDGDVIVHQIGALP
- a CDS encoding histidine phosphatase family protein — encoded protein: MRIFLVRHGETTWNAEGRYQGRTDTHLAPAGIEQVAALGARLADVDFAYAVASPLRRAQDTAQAILRANRGAVVPTLHTDADLIEISHGAWEGKLATDVSRDDAAMFAAWRGRPPATMAAGPGGESLAHVGVRAAAAVQRACAAASGENILIVAHDAVNRVILCDALGLSYEHVWSFDQAPATLNTLRGARAGELIVVRLNDASHVCPIDGDRVHGAL
- a CDS encoding MFS transporter, with translation MTASIGAANPRERSIVLLLAFVQFANIVDFVMVMPLGPDLARALAMPPSQLGYVGGVYMLAAAIAGIIAARFLDRFDRRSALVMALVGLAIGTASGALAFDFWSLLAARFLAGAFGGPATAICMAIIADVVPFERRGRAMATLMGGFSFASILGVPTGLWLARVGGWHAPFLGVAALVVGSAIIARTMLPSLTAHLATSRASIATNALLRRPGVAMSFALAAVQSFTIFLIIPNLSAYFQGNRGYERANLESLYLIGGLLNVVFIAASGKLVDRLGALPVAIVGNVMLLAALLLGMTGPAPALPVLLTFILFMCSGGPRMVPMTTATSQVPAPHERGQFMSALSSAQNLAAAAAAMLSAVILGTSAVVGEIAVAPASAQVEPLLHVDWLIAIAVGLTLATPAMIWSVVKAGRARRAEPALPSDPSGI